One Ranitomeya variabilis isolate aRanVar5 chromosome 4, aRanVar5.hap1, whole genome shotgun sequence genomic window, ggtagttctggttattcaggcttggcactgtaaactttgttgagttgctgctggcggccattttacttcttctcagtttgctgttgtatttctatctctgtgctctgcaggtttggAACTGCTTTGACTTCTGGGCCGATAACCTGTTAGCAgcaggttaatcagcgtgatgtccacaatgagcaacagagaatgttcatttattgagAACTACGAACATTcagcataccgtatttttcggactataagacgcactttttttcctccaaatttgggaggaaagtgtgggtgcatcttatggtccggatgtagcatgtggggaggggggcagcagtgagtgggaccgcactgttatcccacttcagaatgtccccgctgcctggaatcagagctgggaaaccacgtggtcccgatcattaagtgcagtgaatatttatgagcggctccccgcccaccgatcagctgagcggtgagccgggagcagcaaacgaatactgcacttaagcaggaaaAAACATTGCTTCctacagcagctagggagatttgtgtgtcctggggaggaggcagcaccaGCAGCAagggccagagcggagaggagatcgctgggtacctgcctgccatgcttggacgccgagggttgtgcacaaacaggacctgtgatgatgtcagaagtgcgcgggctggagcatcacatgacagagccctccctcttcctgacatcatcacaggtccttcagactccccactagaatctgcagcttcctcataacccgtgctgtggaaaggcaacaagagggagggctctgtgtgcagtcatgggatgcttttccctcaccacagtggctggctgccacaattaagaggttagtctacaacacacaataaagcactctgcccctcctgtggtgaactataactcccagcatgtcataggatctgcaggacatgctgggagttatagttctcccatgggattttaaagcagcactccagtgctattttgcagtgctggagtggtgctttaaatatcagccctgtgcccccattcttatactcaccctccagcgtcttcatatagtactgtacagacgccacactggtcccgcagcttccaacataataacacactattatatataataacaccacatataatagttagtgttgagcattccgataccgcaagtatcgggtatcggccgatacttgcgggtatcggaatttcgataccgagatctgatacttttgtggtatcgggtatcggtatcgaaacaacattaatgtgtaaaagaaagaattaaaataaaaaatagggatatactcacctgtccggaggcccctggactttaccgccgtaaccgggagccttctttgcttaaaatgcgcgcgtttaatggcttccgtgacgtcacggcttctgattggtcgcgtgccgcccatgtgaccgcgacgcgaccaatcacagcaagccgtgacgtaattttcagttcCTGAATGCcttattctaggcattcaggatttgaaaattacgtcacggcttgtgattggtcgcgtcgcggtcacatgggcgacgcgaccaatcacaagccgtggcgtcacgggaggcagtaaacgcgcgcattttaaaattacgtcccggcttgtgattggttgcgtgccgaacattttaccgcgacgcgaccaatcacagcaagccgtgacgtaatttcaggtcctgaatgcctaatctaatactttccgataccgatactttcaagtatcggacggtatcgctcaacactaataatagtatgttatttatgttaataaatattttaccacatttttttgctttaaatatttttgtcccctattttccacctctaaaacctgggtgcgccttatagtccggtgcgtcttatagtccgaaaaatacgggtacataatgagaacaggatcaatctggtttctgatagAGATATTCTGTGACTTTCAGTTTCAGTTGCACACAccagaatgtgctcacagggagaGAGGGAGGAGCAACATCCTGTCTGCaaatgaggacttttttttttttttcttttaactttgttgacatgtgaacaatatgcatgcagacataaaaatcacatcatattaaacaaacaatagttgttgcaatacatatcaatatgcattaggccaacaagcAGAGGGCACAAGCTTTagccagcagccggctcctgcctcctgtcacccgctgctcctcCACTGCTGTTGGTGCTGAGCAGACCCCCTgacaggccccatagcagctgtgtggtgtGCCGTTATTAGTGACACACCACTGTCTGTGGCCCCTGAGGCTGCGGGGGCCCTCAGCAGCTGCCGGCCCTGTATtccagcagatgtcagtgcctgggcccactgaaGAATCTTCTGGTGGGCCAGTCTGACCTTGTAAACATGTTTGGTATCGGCATGCTCATAATGACGGAGAATCATcatggcaggtcagtgttagcatttggtgaacatagcaaaacataaaataaaaagcaattgtggaattaattttttttttgcaaattcgccacagtttcatttttttcccattttcagtacattatatggcaaaaccaatggcgtcatttaaaagtgcaactcgtcccgcaaaaaacaaggccttactgatggaaaaataacaaagttatggctctgggaataacgGGAGCAAAAAACTGAAactcccaaggtggtgaaggggttcacTGATGTGATTTACTGGGTCACTTTATTAATATGGCGGAATTACAATttgtttttcaccatttcacttcaCTTGAGATTATTTTTTCACCCATTTTTCAGCACATTATGTGGTAACATAAAGGGAGACTTTCAGAATTACATTTCATCCTGCAACAATCAGTCCTTCATGGGAAAATAACGTTTTATGAATTTTGGAAAGGAAAAAGGAAAGAAAATGGAAAAATGTCCTAGTCTCCAAGGGGTTAAGATGTGTCACATAGAGGAGATTCCAGGAATATCCATTACACAGCAGCAGGGCGAGTGTCTCCTGCGTCTCCTCGCTCTCTGCTCAGGTCATTAGGATGGTCACCGAAGGCTCTTTCTAGCCTGGAGGGGATGGAGCTGAGGAAACCGTGTTGGAAATCCGGTGTCAGGAACACATAAATGATCGGATTCAGGCAACTGTTCAAACAAGCCAGGCTGGTATTGATAGTGTCTACTATATGGTATGTTATGTAATCCCAAAAATTGGGTGTCATGTAATATCTAGGATACCAGGGTGTTAGTCGGCAGATGTAATATGGAAACCAGCAGATGAAAAAACACGATATAACAGCGGTGATGATCCTGGAGGATCTCTGAGATCTCTGGGATCTCTTACTTTTTCTAAGTTTGTAGAAAATGGTGACATACGAGATGACAAtgatgagaaacgggatcacacacATTATAACCAATCTGATCCACTGAATGGTCTGATATAATTCTGGGTTATAATGATAAATGTAATATCTATATATACACCATTCATATAGAGAACCTACATGGTATCTATATATGTAATACACAGCACCGGCCACAATGAAGCTCAGCCCCCAGATGATCGCTGCACTGATTCTCGCCAGGTTACGAGATCTATGAACTTTGGCCCAGAATGGCCACATGACGGACACCCAGCGGTCAATACTCATGGCCGTCAGGAGGAGAACACTGGCGCTCATGTTCACATTAAACAGAACAAAGTTCACTATGCAATATGGAAAATCTAGGACGTATGAGAAATCTGCAGCCCACTCAAGAATTCTCAGGGGGAGAGATGAGCAGCACAGGAAGTCCGCGATGGCCAGGTGGAGAAACCACACGGCGCTGATTGTATTCTTCATCCTGAATCCAGCAATCCAGATGACTAAGCCATTACCGATAATCCCGAGAGCAAAAACAATGCTGTATAATGTAATGGACGTCTTCTGTAGAGTCTtaagataataataatatatctcGTTGTATTCGCCAGGTGACCTGAGGAGACAGAATAGGGCAGACATTAAGGGAATAAAGAGTTTACAGTTTCACAAGGGCTGGATGGGCCAGGTGGCAGggtggcaaatgccccccgggccgctaccCCAGCAACTGTGCAGGGTCGGCTGCCTGATGGCCACGCACAGCAAACTGCGTGTGGCCGTGTCTGCTATGctgtcgtgcggtcagcagcagacatggctcgcgcATCAGTcttctgtctcataagctgcagaccgcgGCTTGTGAGACCTCAGTGTGTTCATGCAGGGGGTACAATGATGTCATTGTCTCGCAATTCTCTACAGGCCAGAAGAGAAGATGGAGCCTGCAGTGCCAGGAGTGTTATATGAACGGGCTGTTGGGCCATCCTaccatatatgggggctggggccatcatactgtatatatgggggttggggtcatcatactttatatatggaggaactggggccatcatactgtatatattggggctggggccatcatactctatatatgggggaacaggggctatcatactgtaatactgtatatatgggggtcatcatactgtatatatgggggctggggccatcatactttatatatggggtgaacaggggctatcatactgtaatactgtatatatggggccatcatactgtatatatgggggcaggggccatcatactttatatatagggaaactgggaccatcatactatatataatggtggaactggggccatcatactgtatatgtgtgggctggggccatcatactttagatatggaggaactggggtcatcatactgtatatatgagggctggggccatcatactttatatatggaggaactggggccatcatactgtatatatggggcagggggccatcatactttatatataggggaactggggccatcatactgtaatactgtatatatggggactggggccatcatactttatgtatggaggaactggagccatcattCTTTATATATGGGGACTGGGGCCATCGTACTATATACATGGGGGaattggggccatcatgctatatatatgggagctggggccatcatgctatatatataggAGCTGGGGCCATCAAACTATATATATGAGAGCTGAGgcaatcacactgtatatatgggggctggggccatcatactgtatatatgggggatggggccatcatactgtatatataagggggaactggggccatcatactatacatgggggaattggagccatcatactatatatatattggggctggggccatcatactatacatgggggagctggagccatcatactataaaaatggggggaactggggccatcatactgtatatatatatggggaactggggccatcatgctatatatatgggagctggggccatcatgctatatacatGGGGGAATTGGGGCCATAATGCTTTATATATgggagctggggccatcatactatatatatgggagctgcGACCATCACACTATATATGGGGGcagggggccatcatactttatgtatggggggaactggggccatcatactgtaatactgtatatataggggCTGTGGCcattatatgcagcgccccagagtcctggtcattgcagtaatgtcgctctgccactaaggggagtgatgttacgtctgattgcactaaaggagttcacctgaccaggtatcacaggcacacactacacttcacattccagccaccagggggagcaaaaggtgctatgtattaggtcactcctcacactctggtaaaactgggggttggataggaagttagagagaagttgactgggttttgcccaggcaacatcctgtgagagaggttgttgcggggaaagattcagggggtccctgtcaggggtgcgatcctgacagtggcctagcaagagacagatcgttacggaaccgcgcctgcactaccttgcggcggtatcttaagaaaggacaagaagcggagtatattgtggagaagtgagaaaacgagatcacagacatagcacaaaggagaaataccgggaggagtcgtgcccctaagatcgtggcaacatccttctgaggcacttaGCCGCtgaccggaataccgagggagtactggTTCTACGCACTACTCCAACCACGGCCGGGCAGGTaaatttaggttggctgtctcaccattttcacctaagcagacaatggaggcaattgtgggagaggggcgtctctagggtccctataaaataactccaggcctaccccatcatacgggtgcgtcctatccacactgggggatggagagagagaacatcagaaacagatagaaagagttgtgaggactatcccgtggtgctcagcagggaggtactacaacacacaggcgctaagtaggaaggctactgatttccacctgcaaagggaactctggatgtgccttcggaccggccagtctcagccagccctgttagcagtgctctggattgtggatgccgaagcctacagtaaaaagtaaagagactgcagccctgtgtcctcgttatttactgcgacctacatcatTACCATCTACatctcaagggaagccctggggacatacttcacctgtgggaaggtataccatctagctgccatt contains:
- the LOC143768194 gene encoding formyl peptide receptor 2-like, whose protein sequence is MDDAADNLTTSNTTLDYNYWSPGEYNEIYYYYLKTLQKTSITLYSIVFALGIIGNGLVIWIAGFRMKNTISAVWFLHLAIADFLCCSSLPLRILEWAADFSYVLDFPYCIVNFVLFNVNMSASVLLLTAMSIDRWVSVMWPFWAKVHRSRNLARISAAIIWGLSFIVAGAVYYIYRYHVGSLYEWCIYRYYIYHYNPELYQTIQWIRLVIMCVIPFLIIVISYVTIFYKLRKSKRSQRSQRSSRIITAVISCFFICWFPYYICRLTPWYPRYYMTPNFWDYITYHIVDTINTSLACLNSCLNPIIYVFLTPDFQHGFLSSIPSRLERAFGDHPNDLSRERGDAGDTRPAAV